In the genome of Polaribacter atrinae, one region contains:
- the mgtE gene encoding magnesium transporter: MTFEITDESLENLSELIIAKNDKEITALFSEVHFADIAEVLDEVNFDEAIYIIKLLDSEKTSEILTELDEDTREKILKNLSAKEIADEVREMDTDDAADIIGELSEERQRRVMSALEDDDHAADIKELLSYNDNSAGALMAKELVKVYETWTVAGCMRRIRGQAKDVTRVHSIYVVDKEDKLVGRMSLKDLIIAKSDHKIADICKAKVDAVNVHENDEEVAKIMAKYDLEAIPVVDDNNVLVGRITIDDILDVIREEADKDYQMAAGFSQDVEADDTIWELTKARLPWLILALFGGFVSVSVLGSFDGAINSFPELFFFTPLIAAMAGNVGVQSSAIIVQGLANDSLKGSLFKRLLKEILQGLLNGFVLAALLMSAGMLFLGFPLDLGITVAASLISVIIIASIIGTFIPILLAKKGIDPALATGPFITTSNDILGILIYFSIAKLVLGF, from the coding sequence ATGACGTTCGAAATCACTGATGAATCTTTAGAAAACCTTTCAGAGCTTATCATTGCTAAAAATGATAAAGAAATAACAGCATTATTTTCTGAAGTCCATTTTGCAGATATTGCAGAAGTTTTAGACGAAGTAAATTTTGATGAAGCTATTTATATTATCAAACTTTTAGATAGCGAAAAAACATCAGAAATACTTACAGAATTAGATGAAGATACGCGTGAGAAAATTTTAAAAAACTTATCGGCAAAAGAAATTGCCGATGAAGTTCGAGAAATGGACACGGATGATGCTGCCGATATTATTGGTGAACTTTCAGAAGAGCGTCAAAGGCGGGTAATGTCTGCTTTAGAAGATGATGATCACGCAGCAGATATTAAAGAATTATTGTCTTATAATGATAATTCTGCAGGTGCTTTAATGGCCAAAGAGCTGGTAAAAGTGTATGAAACCTGGACCGTTGCCGGTTGTATGCGTAGAATAAGAGGGCAAGCAAAAGACGTTACCAGAGTGCATTCTATTTACGTAGTAGATAAAGAAGATAAACTGGTGGGTAGAATGTCTTTAAAAGACTTAATAATTGCCAAATCAGACCATAAAATAGCAGACATCTGTAAAGCAAAAGTAGATGCTGTAAACGTACATGAAAATGATGAAGAGGTTGCCAAAATAATGGCAAAATATGATTTAGAAGCCATACCTGTTGTAGATGATAACAATGTTTTAGTAGGTAGAATTACCATTGATGATATTTTAGATGTTATTAGAGAAGAAGCCGATAAAGATTACCAAATGGCCGCTGGTTTTTCTCAAGATGTAGAAGCAGATGATACCATTTGGGAACTGACTAAAGCACGATTACCTTGGTTAATTTTAGCCCTTTTTGGAGGTTTTGTATCTGTTTCTGTCTTAGGTAGTTTTGATGGTGCCATAAACAGTTTTCCAGAACTGTTCTTTTTTACTCCATTAATTGCTGCAATGGCAGGAAATGTAGGCGTACAATCTTCTGCAATTATTGTACAAGGTTTGGCAAACGACAGCTTAAAAGGATCGCTTTTTAAACGATTGTTAAAAGAAATATTACAAGGTTTGTTAAACGGTTTTGTATTGGCAGCGTTGTTAATGTCTGCAGGAATGTTGTTTTTAGGTTTTCCTTTAGACTTAGGTATTACCGTAGCAGCATCTTTAATTTCTGTAATTATAATTGCCTCAATTATCGGGACTTTTATCCCTATTCTTTTAGCTAAAAAAGGCATCGACCCCGCTTTAGCAACAGGACCATTTATAACTACTAGTAATGATATTTTAGGAATTTTAATCTACTTTTCTATCGCTAAATTAGTCTTAGGTTTTTAA
- a CDS encoding RNA methyltransferase, which produces MRKLKNNELGRITVDEFKTVEKTPIIVVLDNIRSLNNIGSVFRTSDAFLIEKIYLCGICATPPNKDIHKTALGATESVAWEYVEDTLTLVEKLKADGVKVLAIEQAENSTKLDTFYPTEGEKYAIVMGNEVKGVQQEVVTASDLCIEIPQLGTKHSLNISVTTGVVIWDLFSKLRK; this is translated from the coding sequence ATGAGAAAATTAAAGAATAACGAGTTAGGTAGAATTACAGTTGATGAATTTAAAACTGTAGAGAAAACCCCAATTATAGTAGTTTTAGACAATATTAGAAGTTTAAACAACATTGGTTCTGTTTTTAGAACTAGTGATGCTTTTTTGATAGAAAAGATCTATTTATGTGGTATTTGTGCAACTCCGCCAAACAAAGATATTCATAAAACAGCTTTAGGAGCAACCGAATCTGTTGCTTGGGAATATGTAGAAGACACGCTAACTTTAGTAGAAAAATTAAAAGCAGACGGTGTAAAAGTATTGGCAATTGAACAAGCAGAAAATAGTACAAAGCTAGATACTTTTTATCCGACGGAAGGAGAAAAATATGCCATTGTAATGGGGAATGAGGTAAAAGGTGTGCAACAAGAAGTGGTAACTGCTTCTGACTTGTGTATTGAAATTCCGCAGTTGGGTACCAAACATTCTTTAAATATCTCTGTAACTACAGGAGTTGTTATTTGGGACTTGTTTTCGAAATTAAGAAAATAA